The DNA window CTTCCTTTGCGGAGTATTCCCGAATCGGCTGCTCGTCGTCCCTGGGTTGCTTGCTCTCGTGGTCGACGGCGTTCTTCTTCTTTTTGGCCTCCGACGCTTCTGAGACGGCCTCGGCCTCCAACGCTTTTCGCTCGACATCCAGCAGTGGAGCGCCTTCGTCAAAGCTCCGCCGCAGCACGCCCGCCCTAAGCAGGATCAGGCTCAGGATGAGTCCGAGCGTCCCACCGACCGCCAGCGCGGCGGCGGGGGATGGCGTGCCATCGGCCAGCACGACGCTGAGCGCGCCGCTCAGTCGTGGCCCGTCGAACGCGGTGTGAACACCCACGCCCAGCACCGCCAGGAGCAGCGGAATGGTGGGTGGAATGATGAACAGTTCGGCGTCGATCAGGCTCGCGGCGAGCAGGGCACTGATCATCGCCAGGTGCAGAAGAAAGATTGGCGCTTCCGGTGGCCGATACAGGCCGATCGCAGAATCGCTGAACAGGCCTGTCGGCACCGGGGCGCACGGGCCGACCTCCATCATGTAGTACATGACGTAGTAGAAGACGAACAAAAGCGCGGTGACCGCTTCGACAATCGGGTACCGCATCGAGATCGGTTCCCTGCAGAACCGGCATTTCCCGCCAAGTTTGATCCAGCCGAGAATAGGCACGTTGTCGTACCACTTGAGCTTCTTATCGCACTTGGGGCAGTGCGAAGGCGGATCGGAAAGGCCCATCAACACATACCACGGCTGTTTCCAGAGCGGCGTGCCGTCTGGAGCCGTGATCCGCGGCAGTCGCCAGACGACGACGTTGAGAAAGCTGCCCACGCAGGCACCGAGCAGGAAGAGGAAGAAGATGTAGAAGGGGTGGGGCAAGGTCTGAGGCGTAAGGATGAAGGAAGAAGGCGGAAGGATGAAAACCTTGGGCTTTAGAGCATTCGTGCGATGTAGACGGTCGCATCTTCGGGGGACAAGTTGGTGACATCCAGCTCTGCGCTCATCGTCGCACGGTAAATGGGCTCGCGCTCGGCGAGCTTCGCTCTGACCTCTTCTATTCCTCCGCCCAGAGTGCTGAGCGCCGGTCGGTTCGCGGCAGTGGCCGGGTCGCCCTGGATGCGACGGTGCAGTTCTTCCGGCTCGCACCGAAGGTAAATCACCTTATGACCGCGGTCATGAATGGCCTTGCGGTTTTCCTCCCGAAGCACCGCGCCGCCGCCCAGCGCGACAACTTGTTCATCGAGCATTGCCAGTTCGCGGACGACCAGTGTCTCCCGGTCACGAAAGCCGACTTCACCTTCGGCTTCGAAGATCGCCTTGATGGTCATACCCGCCTGCTTCACGATCAGCTCATCGCTGTCGAGAAATGTCTGCCATAACCGGTCGGCGAGCCTGCGCCCGACGGTCGACTTGCCGCTGCCGCGATATCCGATCAAAAACACACTCATCCGCAGGGATTATCGGCTTGAACCAGGAAAAGTCAGTAGGCCGAGCCGCATCTCATGGCCTTTAAGTTTGATGGGATATGCCTGGAGTAGCACCGCGTCCATTTGCTCCGGCCTGGAATCCATGGACGGGTCTGTTCCAAGGAGAGATCGGCGCTAAGCGTCCAAAGGCGTCGGATTCTCAGGGTCCTGGAGCCTCTGCGACATTCTTCGGTAACGGCTGTTGACCCCGAAGCCCTGCCGGGCTTCCAATCGCGGCATGATCGAAAGCATTCGGCTGGCCGGGTGGACGCTTCCGGAGGCCATGACCAAGCGGCTGGGTGAGCGCGTCGGCCGACAGCGGGCGATGACCGCTGACGGTCATCTGCTGATCATCCTTCATGCTTTGCCCGCCGAGAACGACTTCGAGCGTCAGCCCCGGCTGTTCTGGCGATCGCCGACCGGCGAATGGCGGTCGCTCACGTCCTCGATCGACGGCTTTCAGTCCCTTCGGCGTCATATCGACGAGTTCGCCAAGGCGATCGAAGCACTGGAACAGGGCGTTGAAACGTCGACCGATGCCGATGCGTTTTACAAGGTTCTCCTGAAGGTCGCCCCGATCCACCGCACGGCCCGAAACATGCACGCGACACTGCAGCAGGCGCGGGAACTGGTCGAAGATCGCGACATTATTACGCTGCGTGATCGTGCCGGCGAAATCGAGCGTGCCGCGGAACTGCTTCACGCCGACGCGAAAGTAGGCCTCGAATACTCGGTGGCCAAGCAGGAAGAGGCCCAGACCCGCGCCAGCCACGAGATTGCCGAGGCAGGGCACCGACTGAATCTTCTCGCGGCGGTGTTTCTCCCACTGACCGCCCTTGGAGCCGCACTCGGCATGAACTTGCGGAGCGGCCTGGAGAACGCGATGTCTCCTTGGCTCTTCTGGGTGGTGCTGGCGACGGGACTGGCCGTCGGATTCTACCTGCGATCACTGTTCGTGCGGGGCCGTCGAAAGTAGCGCGACGCCGACGGCTTACTTTGAACCCGGCGATCCGTATAATCCTCCACCATGCCAGAAAACGCTCCGCGCTCCTACAAACGTATTCTTCTCAAAATCTCCGGCGAAGGCTTCTGCCACGAAGGCGGCTTTGGCATCGAAGCCGGCGAACTCAAGAATATTGCCCAGCAGTGCGTCGATATCTGCAAATCCGGCGTTGAACTGGCAGTGGTGGTTGGCGGCGGAAATTTCATCCGCGGAGCGACATTCGCCGAAGACGGCCATATTCCCCGCGCCACTGCCGACTACATGGGCATGCTCGCGACGGTGCTGAACGCCCTGGCCCTTCAGGAGACCATGGAGGCCCTCGGCCAGCCGACGCGGGTGATGTCGGCAATCAGCGTGCACAGCGTCGCCGAACCCTTCATCCGTCGTCGTGCGGTTCGTCATCTGGAGAAAGGCCGCTGTATCGTTCTCGCCGCCGGGACCGGCAATCCGTTCTTCACCACCGATACCTGCGCCGCGTTGCGAGCCCACGAAATCGCGGCCGACGTCATCCTGAAGGCGACCAAGGTGGACGGCATCTACGATTCGGACCCCAAGAAAAACCCCAACGCCAAGCTTCTGACCAACGCCAGCTACGCCGAGGTGCTCGAGAAGCAGCTTCGCGTGATGGACCTGACGGCGATCACCTTCTGCATGGATTATAAGATCCCGCTGGTGGTCTTTAACCTTCGCAAGCAAGGCAACATCGCGCGCGTCGTCGCCGGCGAAAACATCGGGACGAAGATCGTCCCGGTCTGAAGTCTT is part of the Humisphaera borealis genome and encodes:
- a CDS encoding prepilin peptidase codes for the protein MPHPFYIFFLFLLGACVGSFLNVVVWRLPRITAPDGTPLWKQPWYVLMGLSDPPSHCPKCDKKLKWYDNVPILGWIKLGGKCRFCREPISMRYPIVEAVTALLFVFYYVMYYMMEVGPCAPVPTGLFSDSAIGLYRPPEAPIFLLHLAMISALLAASLIDAELFIIPPTIPLLLAVLGVGVHTAFDGPRLSGALSVVLADGTPSPAAALAVGGTLGLILSLILLRAGVLRRSFDEGAPLLDVERKALEAEAVSEASEAKKKKNAVDHESKQPRDDEQPIREYSAKEVRAEMRKEMAFLIPPMLLAILAWFLTVRVAPIAAAWESAVAHQWVSGLLGSLFGALIGGLVVWLTRILGSMAFGREAMGLGDVDLMFGVGAIIGAGPATVAFFIAPFFGILTALYLLITGKSRELPYGPYLGMASAAVLLCYCPIAEWMAPGLGGLGLFVRQIAGG
- a CDS encoding shikimate kinase, with protein sequence MSVFLIGYRGSGKSTVGRRLADRLWQTFLDSDELIVKQAGMTIKAIFEAEGEVGFRDRETLVVRELAMLDEQVVALGGGAVLREENRKAIHDRGHKVIYLRCEPEELHRRIQGDPATAANRPALSTLGGGIEEVRAKLAEREPIYRATMSAELDVTNLSPEDATVYIARML
- a CDS encoding CorA family divalent cation transporter translates to MIESIRLAGWTLPEAMTKRLGERVGRQRAMTADGHLLIILHALPAENDFERQPRLFWRSPTGEWRSLTSSIDGFQSLRRHIDEFAKAIEALEQGVETSTDADAFYKVLLKVAPIHRTARNMHATLQQARELVEDRDIITLRDRAGEIERAAELLHADAKVGLEYSVAKQEEAQTRASHEIAEAGHRLNLLAAVFLPLTALGAALGMNLRSGLENAMSPWLFWVVLATGLAVGFYLRSLFVRGRRK
- the pyrH gene encoding UMP kinase, which produces MPENAPRSYKRILLKISGEGFCHEGGFGIEAGELKNIAQQCVDICKSGVELAVVVGGGNFIRGATFAEDGHIPRATADYMGMLATVLNALALQETMEALGQPTRVMSAISVHSVAEPFIRRRAVRHLEKGRCIVLAAGTGNPFFTTDTCAALRAHEIAADVILKATKVDGIYDSDPKKNPNAKLLTNASYAEVLEKQLRVMDLTAITFCMDYKIPLVVFNLRKQGNIARVVAGENIGTKIVPV